A window of the Pseudomonas gozinkensis genome harbors these coding sequences:
- a CDS encoding NCS1 family nucleobase:cation symporter-1, translating to MRTSLSNNNIALNLPASSTLDHTVPGDSIAEPLQLSPRLHNSDLAPTRVEGRRWGKYSIFALWTNDVHNIANYSFAIGLYALGLGGWQILLSLGIGAALVYFFMNLSGYMGQKTGVPFPVISRISFGIHGAQIPALIRAVIAIAWFGIQTYLASVVFRVLLTAVHPGFADYDHDSILGLSSLGWVCFVAIWFVQLAILAYGMEMVRRYEAFAGPVILLTVACLAAWMYTQANATIAWSIREPLTGGEMWRNIFAGGALWLAIYGTLILNFCDFARSSPCRKTIKVGNFWGLPVNILVFAGITVLLCGAQFQINGRIIESPTEIIASIPNTFFLVLGCLAFLIVTVAVNIMANFVAPAFVLSNLAPKYLTFRRAGLISATIAVLILPWNLYNSPLVIVYFLSGLGALLGPLYGVIMVDYWLIRKGRIHVPQLYSENPNGAYYYSRGVNLRAVAAFIPAALIAIVLALVPGFHSVSPFSWLIGAGIAGMLYLIVAKRQPHYADVDGEAIAVDNVSH from the coding sequence ATGCGTACGAGTCTCTCCAATAACAACATCGCGCTGAATCTGCCCGCCTCTTCCACCCTCGACCACACTGTGCCCGGTGATAGCATCGCCGAACCGTTGCAACTGAGCCCGCGCCTGCACAACAGCGACCTCGCACCAACCAGGGTCGAAGGACGGCGCTGGGGCAAATACAGCATCTTTGCCCTGTGGACCAACGATGTGCACAACATCGCCAACTACTCGTTTGCCATCGGTCTGTACGCCCTGGGCCTGGGCGGCTGGCAGATCCTGCTGTCGCTGGGGATCGGCGCGGCGCTGGTGTATTTCTTCATGAACCTGTCCGGCTACATGGGGCAGAAAACCGGGGTGCCGTTTCCGGTGATCAGCCGGATCAGTTTCGGCATTCACGGGGCGCAGATTCCTGCATTGATCCGGGCGGTGATCGCCATCGCCTGGTTCGGGATTCAGACGTACCTGGCGTCGGTGGTGTTTCGCGTGTTGCTCACGGCGGTTCACCCGGGTTTCGCCGATTACGACCACGACTCGATCCTCGGCCTGTCGAGCCTGGGCTGGGTGTGTTTCGTGGCGATCTGGTTCGTGCAACTGGCGATCCTCGCCTACGGCATGGAAATGGTCCGTCGCTACGAAGCCTTCGCCGGGCCGGTGATTCTGCTGACCGTCGCCTGCCTCGCCGCGTGGATGTACACCCAGGCCAACGCGACCATCGCCTGGTCGATCCGCGAACCGCTGACCGGCGGCGAGATGTGGCGCAACATTTTTGCCGGCGGCGCCCTGTGGCTGGCGATCTACGGCACGCTGATCCTCAACTTCTGCGACTTCGCCCGCTCTTCGCCGTGCCGCAAGACGATCAAGGTCGGAAACTTCTGGGGCCTGCCGGTCAATATTCTGGTGTTCGCCGGGATCACCGTCCTGCTGTGCGGCGCGCAATTTCAGATCAACGGCCGGATCATCGAAAGCCCGACCGAAATCATCGCCTCGATCCCCAACACCTTCTTTCTGGTACTCGGCTGCCTGGCCTTCCTGATCGTCACCGTGGCGGTGAACATCATGGCCAACTTCGTCGCCCCGGCCTTCGTACTCAGCAACCTGGCGCCGAAATACCTGACCTTCCGCCGCGCCGGGCTGATCAGCGCGACGATTGCGGTGCTGATCCTGCCGTGGAACCTCTACAACAGCCCGCTGGTGATCGTGTACTTCCTGTCCGGCCTCGGTGCCCTGCTCGGCCCGTTGTACGGCGTGATCATGGTCGACTACTGGCTGATCCGCAAAGGCCGGATCCACGTGCCGCAGCTGTACAGCGAAAACCCGAACGGCGCCTATTACTACAGCCGCGGAGTCAACCTGCGGGCCGTGGCGGCGTTCATTCCGGCCGCGCTGATCGCCATCGTTCTGGCACTGGTGCCGGGCTTCCACAGCGTTTCGCCCTTCTCCTGGCTGATCGGCGCCGGCATTGCCGGGATGCTCTACCTGATCGTCGCCAAACGCCAGCCGCACTACGCCGATGTCGACGGTGAAGCCATCGCCGTCGACAACGTCAGTCACTGA
- a CDS encoding phosphoadenylyl-sulfate reductase, giving the protein MSPTFDVVELATTYANKSAQDILKLAFAEFGDDLWISFSGAEDVVLVDMAWKLNKNVKVFSLDTGRLHPETYRFIDQVREHYKIDIELVSPDYTKLEPFVKEKGLFSFYKDGHGECCGIRKIEPLRRKLSDVKAWATGQRRDQSPGTRSAVAVMEIDTAFSTPERTLYKFNPLAQMTSEEIWGYIRMLELPYNSLHERGFISIGCEPCTRPVLPNQHEREGRWWWEEATQKECGLHAGNIISKA; this is encoded by the coding sequence ATGAGCCCAACGTTCGACGTCGTGGAACTCGCCACGACCTATGCCAACAAATCCGCGCAGGACATCCTCAAACTCGCGTTCGCCGAGTTCGGCGATGACCTGTGGATATCCTTCAGCGGCGCCGAGGATGTGGTGCTCGTGGATATGGCCTGGAAGCTGAACAAGAACGTCAAGGTGTTCAGTCTCGACACCGGTCGCCTGCATCCGGAAACCTACCGGTTCATCGATCAGGTGCGCGAGCACTACAAGATCGACATCGAACTGGTCTCGCCGGACTACACGAAACTTGAACCGTTCGTGAAGGAAAAAGGCCTGTTCAGCTTCTACAAGGACGGTCATGGCGAATGCTGCGGGATCCGCAAGATCGAACCGCTGCGCCGCAAGCTCTCCGACGTAAAGGCCTGGGCCACCGGCCAGCGCCGCGACCAGAGCCCGGGCACCCGCAGCGCCGTGGCGGTGATGGAAATCGATACAGCGTTCTCCACCCCGGAGCGCACCCTGTACAAGTTCAACCCGTTGGCGCAGATGACCAGCGAGGAAATCTGGGGCTACATCCGCATGCTGGAGCTGCCGTACAACAGCCTGCATGAGCGCGGTTTCATCAGCATCGGCTGCGAACCGTGCACCCGCCCTGTCCTGCCGAACCAGCACGAGCGCGAAGGTCGCTGGTGGTGGGAAGAAGCGACCCAGAAAGAATGCGGCCTGCATGCCGGGAATATCATCAGCAAGGCATAA